ATTAAACTGGGCTAAAACGAAAAGAAATAACATCAGCCAATTTGAAAAAGACTCCATAAAAAAGGACATCAATAGCATTTCAGAATTAATAAAAAAAGTAATTAATAAATTTAAGAGAGAAGAAGGAATCTAATCATATGAATATCTATTTACCCATCCTTGCATTTTTATTCTTAAGCTCCTGTAATGAAAACGTCACTTCAGAAGTGAGTAATATAAAAGTTATACTTGATACCGATATGGGTTCGGATTGTGATGATGTTGGGGCATTGGCAATGCTTAATGAATACAAAAATCAAGGGAAAGCTGAAATAAAAGGAGTTATATATAGCTCTGGTGTTATGCCATATGGAGCTGGTGTTATAGATGCTATCAATAGATATTATGGCAATGACAAAATCCCTATAGGTGCAAGCTATGACAGCTTGGTGGGAGACCCTATTGACAAAATGCAGGCAGAGAAACTTTCAAAAGATACAGCCGCTTTTAAAAACAAAATTATTAAGAACACTGATGCTATTGAACAAACCCAATTGATCAGGAGTATTTTAACAAATCAACCTGACAACAGCATTGTCTATATAACTATTGGACATACTAAAGGGCTTTATGATTTATTAGTTTCAAAACCTGATACTATATCTCGATTATCTGGGATGGAATTAGCCAATAAGAAAATAAAGAAATGGGTTGCATTGGGAGCATTAAAAGCCTCAAATCAGGAAAAACGCTATGTGAAAGATTGGAATTTCTTTTCTAATGGTACGGCTAAGTATAGCAAATTTGTTGTTGAAAACTTCCCGAAACCAATCTATTTCATTGACGCAGGTTCTGATATAATGACAGGTAAATCATTAGCTAATACACCTAATGGCAATATTGTAAGAACCGCATATAGAGATTGGTTGTGGAATGTTGAAAAGAAATTATTGGAAGACCAAAGACCAAGTTGGGATTTGATGACAGTCTATTTTGCGGTGGAAAAACCGGAAAAACATTTTGAAACTATTGAAAACGGCTATTTGGAATTTGATATCGAAAAAGGTTGTCGGTGGAATAAAACCGATTCACTAACAAATCAATATTTTGTGCTTCAGAAGCAGGGATATCAAGATGAAATATCAAACTATCTAAACAAAATGATTTCTAAACGGGGTATGGAAGAATAGAACTTGTTAATTGAGTCGACGGCTCCACCAGTTATAGCTGATGAAGTACGCCTCTGGTACTCCAGCTCGGTCACAACTCCGTACGTATGGGTCGGCGGACTAGGATCCCCGTTTTGATTCTTTGACTTTAAGCGTTGATAATAATCCAACACACTTTCGTATCCACGTAGCCTTAGCTTTTCAAGCGTGATGGTTGTCTTTAATTCTGGATAACTATGGGAATACGTGCTTCCTGGTTAAAAAGAATTTCAACAGATAATGTTATACGTTTTCATAAAAAAGGTTTAGTTTGAAGTCTAAGCGATATAAAAAAACGAAGAAAGTCTAATGGAAAACCATAAAATGAAAGCTTCAACCAGAGAGCAGCTAAAAAAAACAAGTACGCCAACCATAGCCTCCATTTTATTCAAAAAAGGTTTGAAATTTCAGTTCATTCAAGATGTTAGGCCATTGTCTTCCCTCCATGAAAACATGGTGGGAGAAGCTTTTACTTTAAGATATATTCCGGCCAGAGAGGACTTAAACGAGATGTCAGTTTTTAGAGACCCAAAACATCCACAGCGAGTGGCGGTAGAAACATGTCCAGAAGGTGCAGTACTGATTATGGACAGCAGAAAATCTGCTAGGGCAGCATCAGCTGGTTCCATATTAATTACTAGACTCATGGTGCGTGGAGCGGCTGGCGTGGTAACCGATGGCGGCTTTAGAGATTCACAAATTATTGCCAATTTAGATTTCCCATCCTTCCATAAAGCTCCCTCCGCCCCTACTAATTTGACTTTAAATCAAGCACTTGATATAAATGTCCCTATTGGCTGTGGTGATGTAGCCGTTTTTCCTGGCGACATCATTGTAGGTGATGCTGATGGCGTTATGGTTATTCCAGCAAATTTGGCTGACGCAGTTGCCGAAGAAGCAAAAAGTATGGAATTATATGAGGAATTTGTAACAGAACGAGTCTTAGCTGGAGATACTATTATTGGACTTTATCCAATGACTTCAGAGGAGGTTGCCCAAAAGTTTGAAGCCTGGAAATTAGCTAAATAAGGGTATTCTTTCCTGAAGGAGAATCCACGCTAAAGTCAAGTCTTTTAAACTATCCTTTTTGACCGTTATTGCCTAAGCAAAACACTATACTTAGTTTTGCAACTATAATACTTATAGTATTAGTCATTAAGAGATCCTTCTCTTCCCAAAAGCATAAAAAATAGACATGAGTAAATCAATTTTAATCACAGGAAGCACAGATGGTATAGGAAAACTTGCCGCTATTAAATTGGCAAAAGACGGTCATCAGCTTTATCTACATGGAAGAAGTGAGGAAAAGCTTGATAAGGTTATTTCCGAAATCAAAACACTAAGTAATAATGAAAACATTAAGGGTTTTGTAGCAGATTTCTCTGATTTGGCTGATGTTAAAAAAATGGCTGCCGAAGTGAAAGAAGACATCTCAAAACTAGATATCCTCATCAACAATGCAGGCATTTTCACTAGTCCAATTCTGAAAACCAAAGATGGTTTAGATATTCGCTTTGCGGTCAATTACTTTGCTCCCTTTATTTTGACAAAGGCTTTACTTCCCTTACTTCAAAAAGGTTCCACGCCACGTATTATCAATTTGAGTTCGGCAGCACAAGCTCCCGTTTCTTTAGACGCACTTTCTGGGCAAGGTGAAATTCCTGCTCAAAGTTCTTATGCACAAAGTAAACTTGCCCTCACCATGTGGAGTTTCGATTTGGCGAAAAACGAGCCTGGCATTGAGGTAGTTGCCGTAAATCCAGGTTCTTTACTAAACACAAATATGGTAAGAGAAGCCTATGGTAAACATTGGTCATCTGCCGACAAAGGTGCCAACATCTTATACGACTTAGCCATATCTACCGAATATGAAGGAGCATCAGGTAAATACTTTGACAATGATAAGGGAGAAGTAAAAGGAACTTTCGGAGATGCACACCCAGATGCTTATAATCAAAATGCCATCAAAAGACTGATAGAAGTTACGGAATCTATAATGTAAACGGAGCGTATATCAAGTCAATAGTTTTCCAGTAAATGACATTGACCGTTCTTCACGATCTCTTGCAATTACTCTCGTTCAACCTAACTTACTATACTATCAGGCCCTATTTAGCGATGGGCATTTCCAACTAGAACCTCCTACATTTGATATCTATTTGTAATGAAAAACCTGCTAAGCCTATACTTAAAAAGGTATGCCAAAATTCACGTAAGTGCCTAAATCATTAGATTGGTCGCCGTACATTATACTAAACTCTAAAGCACCTATGGGTGTCAAATAAGCAAAACTAACGGCATGACCTGTAAGCCATGTGTCAAACCGAAGGTATTTTTCTCTACTGGTAAAGTTGCTTACCAAGCCATTGCTTTTAAACGTTAAATAGCCATTTTTAAAAAGGCTGCAGTTTACTCCAAGTCCCAAAGTAGCCACACTTGCGGTACTTATTACACCCTCATTATAACCAGCAAAAGTGATTTGATTTCTAAAGGTTCGCGTCAAGCCGCCTACCTGAAAATTATTGACTAGGTTTTGACTATAGTTAAAATTTAAACCCGCTTGAAAAACAACGTTAAAAGTCCATTTAGGGGCAATGGGTTGATAAGCGTCCAGCATTATGCTCAACCTTTGATAGTTTTCATAGTCTATTCCTAAGGTACTCAGGTCGGTAATTGGTACGCCATCTTCCAGAAATTCAATATCTGGCTTTTGATTAAAAACGCTACCGAGTTCCGCTTCTAATTTCAGTCCTTTGTTTGGGTAAATTGGTCTATCAAAAGTGTTGAATTTTAAAAATGCAAAAGAAGTCAGAAATGTGTTTTTCCCACTGGCTTCTAAGCGTGACTCTACCAAAGGTTTAAATCGGATATATTCTTGCCTAATTCCTATTCCTCCTGTCCAATCACGATTTCCAGCATACTGTCCTTTTAATTCTCCTACTGTGTAAAACTGCTTGTATTGACCTGTTCTACTTAAATCGGTATAGGTATTGAATTTAAAGTTTTCTACTTGTAGCCGAGCTATTAATGCCACGTTTTTTTGTAAACCAAAATACTGCATGTGCTCTCCAAGAAGACGTAGGTTTTCACCAATATTATAAGTGACTAAGGAGCGAGAATACTTTGTGAAGAAATCACGGGTTGTAAAATTCAGTAAAGCACTGATTCCCGAAAAGTCATTATAGTGCAAACCTAATTTAGCATAGGTAAGTGGGTTTTCTACTACCCTAAAAACAACCTCATTTGTGTTATCTTCATGCTTTATGATTTTAAAGTTTATAGAGCTATAGTACCGAGTTCCGTAAACTTTACGAATCAAATCTGAAATGGCGGCTTCCGTATAATACTTTCCGTCACCAAACTTAATGGCATGAATAAAAAAGGTTTCGGTAGTGCTTTCCAATCCTATAATAGAATGGCTGTTGATTAAAACAGAGTCATTTTTAGGTAGGCGGTCTTCTACAAATATTTGTTTACCATAAATGGCATCCAAGGAGTCTGCCAAATGTTTAATTTCTGGAAAAATGGACTCCCCTTTTTCTATACCAAGGTCAATTATGGTTTCTGAATCACCAAAACTAGCCATAGAATAGCCTTCCAAGGTTTGCTCAACATAATAATCGCATAAAGGAACCTCCTCCAAGAAATCATCATTTTCTTTAAAAAAAGCTAATTGTAATAAAATATCAATGACGTTATTAAGCCTTTCTCTGGAGTACAAACCTGAGCTAAGACTACTCCCAATCACAATATCGGCTCCCATTTCTTTCACGTCTCGTACGGGAAAGTTCCGGAGCATACCACCATCTACCAGTTTCATTCCGTCAAGGTCTACTGGTGTAAATGCCGATGGAATGGCCATACTTGCTCGTACAGCCGTGGAAATATCACCAGAGTCAAACACCACAGCTTTACCCGTAATAATATCGGTGGCTACACATTTAAATGGAATAGAAAAACTAGCGAAATCAGAAATGCCTCGTACTGGTTTATAAAGTTCTGCAAATTTAAACCAGAGTTCCTGCCCCTGTAAAACGCCTATGGGTAAGGACAGTTTTCTTTTGATGATAGGTAACTCTATAGCATACTTTCCGTATTCTCCTTTCTCCTCCATTGCTAGAGATTTTAGAGCCATTTCATTACTGAGCAATAATCCCCAATCTATATTTCGGGCAAGTTTCTCAATTTGTTTTCCTGAGTACCCTATGGCATATAATGAACCCACCACTGCACCCATACTGGTACCTGTGATATAATCTATCTTTACTCCTGCCGAGTCAATCGCTTTTAAAATACCAATATGAGCAAGCCCTTTTGCCCCACCTCCACTCAGCGTAAGCCCAATTTTAGGACGTTCAGATTGACCAAAACCATAAGACAAGCCCAAAATCAGGAAGAAAGCGAAAAAATAACTTTTTCTCATAAAGGGTTTCTTATCAAAGATTAAACTTCATTGGTATAAACTTGTTAACAGAACATGCTCTAAGATACTTCATTATGAAAGTTAAAAATCAAAGCCCACACCTAAAGTAAATCGATGGCTTTCTTCAAACGTTTCTTTTGGAACAAAAATGCCAACGTTAATAAGCATTAAGTTCATAGGAGAAAACCAAAGACCACCACCATAACTGTAATGCCAGTTTTCATCAGTTCTTTCATCCCAAACCTTACCATAATCAAAACTGCCATACAAACCGTAAGAAAGAAGAAATTGCTTGCGACTAAGTTTTAATCGCAGGTCAGTAGTATGCCTAAAAGCGTTCTCTCCATAAAACCTCTCCCGACGATACCCTCTAAGCCCATTTAAACCTCCTATAGATGCCAACTGGAAAAACTCATAACCTTTACCAAAAACATGAGATGTGCTCGCCTGTGTGGCCAAAACTATCCTTTCTTTGGTATCTAAGGCTTTATACAATGCTAAGTCAACACTGAAGGCTGTGTAGTTTTTTGAGGTTTCAAATTGTTCGCTATAGGTTACATCAGTATTAAATTTCACTCCATTTGTTGGGAATTGGGCATTTTCAATATTGTCAAAATTTAGGGCAGCTTTAGCTCCAGCAAATGCCATAGTTCTAAATACATTTTCAGTTTCACTTGCGGTATTACCTGTCAAATAGCTCCCCTCTATCTGCTTAATTTTAGATGTTTGAATGAAAGGTCCAATAGTAAAAGAACCAGCATCGGCCAAAAGCCTTTTCTTAAAACCTATATGCAAACCTGCAGACTCTTGAAACACTCTGTAAAAGTCTAAATCACTTTGTACTCTGCGTGTATCATTACCAATACCTGCATAATTTAAGGCAAAACCGGGCCCGTTATAATGGGCCTTTACGAATAAATCAATAGGTCTGAAAACATCCACAAAATCACCCTCATACCCTAGTCTCAGTGCGTTTGTACTAAAAGAAAGACTGGCATTAAACTTTTGTAAAGAAGCATAAGGTTTTTTCTTAAAACCATATTTTACCAAACTGGCACTAGCCCCTATGCTAAAACCTTCGTCACCATTATAACCGACAATAGGAAATGGCGTAAACATGTCATAATTGCTATCGTTACTGCGGCGGTCGTAAATATTGAAAAGGTAATTATCAGTACGTTTGTCCTTAAAATTAGCCTGTGTTTTTACTTTGTTCTTTTTGCCTTCATCATCATAAATCAATGATTTCTTTTGACTCTGAGGAATGTCTCCTTCTTGATTAAAAACATCTTTGCCTGTGCCACCTATTACCCTAACCTTTGTCTTTCCCTTCCCTGGGCCAATAAACGTAAACTCGTCGTCATCGTCATTGCCATATATATTAATTTCTTTGGTAATAGCACTCTTAAAGGTTCGGTCATAAATTTGCTCCTTTTCATTTCCTTTTTTGCTAATATGAAAAGCAATAACCTGGACAGTCTCATCATCTTTCCTGTCAATCACAAAGTGCTCTCGCTCATCAGTTCCAATTACATTTACCGCACTGCTAACAAACTCATAATGTTCACGAGCAATGTTCTCTAGATTGTCTCTTCGCGATTTGACATTAAACTTCAATTCGTCAGCAACCGCTTTTTGTGCCGCTTCTGGCCAAGAATCAAAAGCTTTATCAATGATTTCATCGCTTAGGTTTTCCTGAATAAACTGAATTTGTTCTTCCCAATCATTCCAATCTAAACCATTCAAGAAAGTACGGTCTACCAACCTTGCACTCCATGTAGTCCACTTTACATTTTTGACATCGGGTTCAAAGCTTTGCAATTGTCTCAAAAAAGGCATTGTTTGCTTAGCAATTTCAGTAACCAAACCATCATATAATGAAAAAGCTTGGTCTCTATCTTTAGGAATTGGACGAATTCGTTTTTTCCCGTCGTCCATTTTTTTAACAGCCCAAGCCCATTGGTCGTCATGCCTATCCCAGTCACCTATTAAAAAATCAAACAGGCGAGTTCTTAACATCCAGCTTTCATCTACCTTGCTGTCGTTCTCTTCTAATATTTCTTCCAGTACCTCTTTGGTATTTAAAATCTTATCTGCATTGCCAAAAAATGGAGCATCTTCCCATTGCTTTCCATTTGGACGTTCCTCAAAAAGGTTCATGGTTTCTCCCACCACCTCGTTAAAGTCTCCTAGCTTCGCCTGTGCCGGAACATAAACTAAAGTAGGATTGGTATGATATACTTGGATGGCATCCGCTAAAATAGGAATGGCCAATGGTGCAAAAGGATTGGTAGACATAAAATTATCTTCTACCACAAACTGAGCTGCCTTTAGTTCATTAAATGGAGCTGGAAGAAAACGAGTAACGTCTTTAGCCAAACCTCTTAAAACATACTGTTTGTCGTCATCAGCTATTAAACGCAGCGAATTGGTTTGATTTCCTCCGCCTAACTTCACAGGCTCTAAGCCACCCTTTTCCTTACTTAAATCAAAGGTTCTAAATGTATATTCTTTTTGAAAAAGCTCACGATTATGTTTCCCTAAAATCACACCATGTAAAGGCCCCACTTCCGCAGCTTCTTTGGTAGTGACATACTGCAGAGTGCTTTCCTTTAAACCCTTGTACTCTACAGAAGTTTGCTCTTCCTCCTCACTTTCTTCTACTCCTTTTACTAGCTTACGGTAAATGACCGTTGCCTTTTCTCCATTTTCAGCGACTTCATAAAAAGTCACCCAAGTTTCACCATTTTTATAGAAATCAAGCTTACTAAACCCTGCTCTTGAACTGGAAAACAAAGAACCTTTCCCTTTTCCTACGGGGCTTTTTTTAGAACCACTTCCACTCACAATAAACTTTTGGCCAGCATTTTCTATATACTGTAAGTTATGCTCATGCCCACTTGCAAAAATGAAACTACCGTTTTTTCCTGCTCCTGCCAGCAAAGCCTTCTTTAGAGCTATGTAATTCTTATTTACCACATCTTGTCTAGAGCCAATAGTACCTCTAACCAAAGCACTTAAACTCCCCAAACCAGGAAGCGGAATATAAAGATTAGGATTAAGTTCTGTTAAAGGGAAAAGGTGCTCTTTGGCCGTAAACCTACCGCCATGTGGCCCATAGGTATAAAGTGGATGGTGCATCGCAATGACCACTCTTTTGTTACGGTATTTCCGTGCAATATTTTCAAACTCAAATATAAAATGCTCTCTGTTTTTTAATTCGCAGCCATCATTTATCTCATTAACTTTATTCCAATCTGTAAGCCACCACTGTGAGTCAATAGCCAGAATAACTACATCGTCGTTAAGCTCTACTACTTCTGGACCAGAACAACCACCTGAAGGCAAAAAGTAGTTTTCATAATCATCCTTGTCTTTAACTCCTCGTTTTTTGTTGATGTATTTTTGTACGTACTTTTCTTGCCTTTTTAGTCCATCCACACCCCAACCACGCCAGTCGTGATTTCCAGGTAAAAACAGCGGATAACCAGCAAAGTCATCAATAGTGCTCAGTTGGGCTTCTATTCTAAACTCAGCTTCGGCTCGTTCTTTTTCATTGGCTTTTGGCGGCATGCCACTTTGATAAATATTATCTCCTAAAAAAATAACAGAGCTGTTTGCTGATTCCGCTGCAAGCGTTTTTTTTAGGTATAATACTGCAGGGGCAGGCTTTTCTTCTGCACTATAACCTGCATCTCCAATCAAGTACATGGAATGAGCTATAGCACTCGTCGAATCTGCCAATTCTAACTCCCAGTTTTCTGCCGTGCTCGCGTATTTGGTTTTATAGTTTGCACAGGATGATAAAAGTAAAAAGGTAATAGAAAACAGTAATGTAAATTTTCTCTTCATAGGTTAATGACCTTGTTAATATCGATTTAATCTATTCTATTAAATCTAATTATGTTTGGCTTGCTGCTCTCGCCTCCTTCGTTAGATATATACAGGTTTCCATCTGGGTCAAACGTAATACCTTCAGGCTGCGGAAACATTTTTTTCCTAAGCGGAACACTCTTTTTAAATGTATGGGATTTATCAAAAATCAATAATTGACTTCGAATAGCGGATATAATATAAATGTCTTCTGTAATAGGGTTTTGAGCCGCCGCAGAAGCAGCAAAAGCCTTTTTGAATTGCTTCTCTTTTGGTAATTTAAACTCAAATTCCTCTGGTTTTTCGTTCAAATCATTGACATCAAAAGAGAAACCTTTAATGGTATATTCGTCAGACTCTTTTTTACATGCTTTGCAAAGTATATTTAAACGCTGTGAAGCTGGCTCTAAAAACATAGTTTCATACTCTCCTTTTGGGAGTTCGTCTGTTTTAGTAAGATTTTCATTTGATTCAAAACTCAAAATCATACCATCACTTCTTAAAATATAAGTCAAGCTATTTGCCCTAACTATTTCTTCATAATCGCCTGCTTTCGCAAATGGAACTTCCTGTAGTATTTCTCCTTCTTCACTCACTTTGAAAACGCTCCCCTTTTCATCCTGCACTGCATATATGAACCCAGCATCTATCGATATTCCTGAAACCTCCTCTAAGATGTTAGGTAAGACGATTTTCTTATAGTCTCCAAAATCATATTCACTGCCCTTTTCTTGAATTTCAGTGTTACAAGACATCATCAGAATACACAATGAAATTTTTGAAATATTAATTATCATTTAAATCCTTCGGTTTATTTATAAGACAACATGCAAAGACTAATTCTAAGCATCAAAACGGCATCTACATAAAGCGTTTGTGGTTTAACAAATCTTATGAAAATTTGATTCTATGTATTTAGGTAAATAACATACGTAAAAGCGTACCTACCAAGATTTAGTCTTAAACCATTAATAGGTAGCTCTCAATTTCTAATCAGACTGCTAGATAAAATCTTTAATTAAAAAATGCTACTGGCCGCTTTTCTAGGAACCACCATAGCGGCTCTCTTCACTTTTTATGAAAAAAAACTGACCAATTAATAACTTTAAATAGTAGAAAAATAGACGCTATATCTCCAGCCCTTTTAATTTTCTTAAACAGTGTCGTCCTGTTTTTCTATACTGATTTCCGTGTAATTAGGAGAAGATGCTTAATCTTGAGTAAATTCGATTATTGAGCATAAGCCGATTTAATACTAATGAAAGAGAAAGAACTATCAGATTTAACAGACGAAGAATTGTTACTAGAAGCAAAGAAGGCGAAACCTTCAGCTATCACCAACGCTCTACTAATTGGTTTTTTGATTGGTATTATAGCCTATAGCATTATGGTGAATAGCGTTGGACTTTTCACATTAATCCCGCTGTTTTTTATTTATAAGCTAGTGAATGGCCCTAAAGACACCAAAGAGTTAGAAAGACTAATGAAAGAAAGGAATTTGAAAAATCCTCAATGATTTCAAGTCTTGATTTACCCAAAATGGCCTTTTAAAAATTCTATATGCCTTTGTAAAAGGGGAATTAAAATTTCTTAGCGAAAGTGTTACAGATGAAATTGTTTGGGATATTATTGGAAAGAAAAAAATAGAAGGAAAAGATAACTTTTTAGAGGAGTTGGAAAAAATGAAGAACTATGTAGCCTCCGAACTGATTCTGCAACAAATATTATCACATGGAAAAGAGGGAGCAGCAAACGGTATCATGAAAATGGAAGACGGAAAAAAATATGCATTTTCAGACTTTTACATATTTAAGGGGGCAAAGAGCACTAAAATCAAATCAATAAGCTCTTATGTCATTGAAATATAAAAAAGCTATATAAACCAAACCCATTAATAGACAAAGGGTTTATGCTAATAAAAGGCGTTGAAAATTTAGATACTCATATTTGAGACATCACTTTTATAGACTTATCTATATGAATCATCAAGAAGAACGTGTCATGAGAAAAACCTGACCCATAAACCAAAATTAGAAGACAAAACGATGGCAACAGTTAACACTTATTTATACTTCAATGGCGATTGCGAAGAAGCATTTGATTTTTATAAATCTGTTTTTAATAAAGAATTCAAATTCATTGGACGATATAAAGATGTCCCTGAGCCTGCAAGGCAGAATTTCCCTCATTGCAAAGACCAACATATCATGCATGTAGGGTTACCTATAAGTGAGGAAACTATCTTAATGGGTGCCGACATTATTAATGTGGAATCCGAAGAAAACGATGCTCCAAAATATTTCTCGCTTTATTTAAATACGGAGAGTAAAGAGGAAGCGGATAGGCTCTTTGATTCATTCGCCAAAGAGGGAGAAGTAAAACTTCCTATTTCTGAGCAATTTTGGGGTTCATATTATGGAATCTGTTTAGATAAATTTGGCATTAACTGGAAAATCAGTTTTAGCTTAGAAACTACTTAAACGCAAAATTATGACCGGACCTAATAAAGACGGCAAGTTTCCTCTTGATAATTACGACAGACTCTGTTTTTTAAAGAATGTGGTAAAGAATCCTAATATCATTATTGGCGACTATACCTATTACGACGACTTTGAGAATGTTGAAAATTTTGAAAAGAACGTAAAATATCACTTTGACTTTGTTGACGACAAATTAATAATTGGAAAGTTTTGCATGATTGCTTCTGACGTGAAATTCATCATGAATGGAGCAAATCACCTGACAGATGCCTTAACCACTTATCCGTTTGCCATTTTTGGGAATGGTTGGGAAAATGCAATGGAAGGAAAATCTTACCCTAAAAAGGGTAACATCAATATCGGAAATGATGTTTGGATAGGTTATAACGCAACCATAATGGCAGGAGTAAGTATTGGAGATGGAGCTATCATAGCTACAAACTCAACGGTGGTTAAAGACGTAGAACCTTATACTATTGTTGGTGGAAACCCGGCAGTAGAAATCAAGAAACGTTTTTCTGACTCAGTTATTGATAAGCTTTTAGACTTACAATGGTGGAATTGGGATATAGAAAAAATAAGCAAAAATGTTCAAAACCTAACGGATAAGAATATTGAAAAACTAATAGAATGAAGGCAGTCAATTCCTGAATATTCAAAGGCAAAAAAACATTTTTGAAAGGCTATCAAGTAACTAATTGAGTTCGTCTGATTACATCAAACCATATGAAGCAAAGCTTAACATACTATATTACACTACTGATTATTAAGCTTAAGGGCTTGAAAAAGGACTTTAGTAAAGACCCTATAGATTTCAAAAAAATCAGAAAAGGAGATGTTCATCATCCCAAAGGGAGCTTCTTCAGAGAAAATATACTACGAAGGTTCAAAATTTCAGATTCC
This sequence is a window from Arcticibacterium luteifluviistationis. Protein-coding genes within it:
- a CDS encoding nucleoside hydrolase, which encodes MNIYLPILAFLFLSSCNENVTSEVSNIKVILDTDMGSDCDDVGALAMLNEYKNQGKAEIKGVIYSSGVMPYGAGVIDAINRYYGNDKIPIGASYDSLVGDPIDKMQAEKLSKDTAAFKNKIIKNTDAIEQTQLIRSILTNQPDNSIVYITIGHTKGLYDLLVSKPDTISRLSGMELANKKIKKWVALGALKASNQEKRYVKDWNFFSNGTAKYSKFVVENFPKPIYFIDAGSDIMTGKSLANTPNGNIVRTAYRDWLWNVEKKLLEDQRPSWDLMTVYFAVEKPEKHFETIENGYLEFDIEKGCRWNKTDSLTNQYFVLQKQGYQDEISNYLNKMISKRGMEE
- a CDS encoding ribonuclease activity regulator RraA; the encoded protein is MENHKMKASTREQLKKTSTPTIASILFKKGLKFQFIQDVRPLSSLHENMVGEAFTLRYIPAREDLNEMSVFRDPKHPQRVAVETCPEGAVLIMDSRKSARAASAGSILITRLMVRGAAGVVTDGGFRDSQIIANLDFPSFHKAPSAPTNLTLNQALDINVPIGCGDVAVFPGDIIVGDADGVMVIPANLADAVAEEAKSMELYEEFVTERVLAGDTIIGLYPMTSEEVAQKFEAWKLAK
- a CDS encoding SDR family NAD(P)-dependent oxidoreductase, producing MSKSILITGSTDGIGKLAAIKLAKDGHQLYLHGRSEEKLDKVISEIKTLSNNENIKGFVADFSDLADVKKMAAEVKEDISKLDILINNAGIFTSPILKTKDGLDIRFAVNYFAPFILTKALLPLLQKGSTPRIINLSSAAQAPVSLDALSGQGEIPAQSSYAQSKLALTMWSFDLAKNEPGIEVVAVNPGSLLNTNMVREAYGKHWSSADKGANILYDLAISTEYEGASGKYFDNDKGEVKGTFGDAHPDAYNQNAIKRLIEVTESIM
- a CDS encoding patatin-like phospholipase family protein, whose amino-acid sequence is MRKSYFFAFFLILGLSYGFGQSERPKIGLTLSGGGAKGLAHIGILKAIDSAGVKIDYITGTSMGAVVGSLYAIGYSGKQIEKLARNIDWGLLLSNEMALKSLAMEEKGEYGKYAIELPIIKRKLSLPIGVLQGQELWFKFAELYKPVRGISDFASFSIPFKCVATDIITGKAVVFDSGDISTAVRASMAIPSAFTPVDLDGMKLVDGGMLRNFPVRDVKEMGADIVIGSSLSSGLYSRERLNNVIDILLQLAFFKENDDFLEEVPLCDYYVEQTLEGYSMASFGDSETIIDLGIEKGESIFPEIKHLADSLDAIYGKQIFVEDRLPKNDSVLINSHSIIGLESTTETFFIHAIKFGDGKYYTEAAISDLIRKVYGTRYYSSINFKIIKHEDNTNEVVFRVVENPLTYAKLGLHYNDFSGISALLNFTTRDFFTKYSRSLVTYNIGENLRLLGEHMQYFGLQKNVALIARLQVENFKFNTYTDLSRTGQYKQFYTVGELKGQYAGNRDWTGGIGIRQEYIRFKPLVESRLEASGKNTFLTSFAFLKFNTFDRPIYPNKGLKLEAELGSVFNQKPDIEFLEDGVPITDLSTLGIDYENYQRLSIMLDAYQPIAPKWTFNVVFQAGLNFNYSQNLVNNFQVGGLTRTFRNQITFAGYNEGVISTASVATLGLGVNCSLFKNGYLTFKSNGLVSNFTSREKYLRFDTWLTGHAVSFAYLTPIGALEFSIMYGDQSNDLGTYVNFGIPF
- a CDS encoding metallophosphoesterase, with protein sequence MKRKFTLLFSITFLLLSSCANYKTKYASTAENWELELADSTSAIAHSMYLIGDAGYSAEEKPAPAVLYLKKTLAAESANSSVIFLGDNIYQSGMPPKANEKERAEAEFRIEAQLSTIDDFAGYPLFLPGNHDWRGWGVDGLKRQEKYVQKYINKKRGVKDKDDYENYFLPSGGCSGPEVVELNDDVVILAIDSQWWLTDWNKVNEINDGCELKNREHFIFEFENIARKYRNKRVVIAMHHPLYTYGPHGGRFTAKEHLFPLTELNPNLYIPLPGLGSLSALVRGTIGSRQDVVNKNYIALKKALLAGAGKNGSFIFASGHEHNLQYIENAGQKFIVSGSGSKKSPVGKGKGSLFSSSRAGFSKLDFYKNGETWVTFYEVAENGEKATVIYRKLVKGVEESEEEEQTSVEYKGLKESTLQYVTTKEAAEVGPLHGVILGKHNRELFQKEYTFRTFDLSKEKGGLEPVKLGGGNQTNSLRLIADDDKQYVLRGLAKDVTRFLPAPFNELKAAQFVVEDNFMSTNPFAPLAIPILADAIQVYHTNPTLVYVPAQAKLGDFNEVVGETMNLFEERPNGKQWEDAPFFGNADKILNTKEVLEEILEENDSKVDESWMLRTRLFDFLIGDWDRHDDQWAWAVKKMDDGKKRIRPIPKDRDQAFSLYDGLVTEIAKQTMPFLRQLQSFEPDVKNVKWTTWSARLVDRTFLNGLDWNDWEEQIQFIQENLSDEIIDKAFDSWPEAAQKAVADELKFNVKSRRDNLENIAREHYEFVSSAVNVIGTDEREHFVIDRKDDETVQVIAFHISKKGNEKEQIYDRTFKSAITKEINIYGNDDDDEFTFIGPGKGKTKVRVIGGTGKDVFNQEGDIPQSQKKSLIYDDEGKKNKVKTQANFKDKRTDNYLFNIYDRRSNDSNYDMFTPFPIVGYNGDEGFSIGASASLVKYGFKKKPYASLQKFNASLSFSTNALRLGYEGDFVDVFRPIDLFVKAHYNGPGFALNYAGIGNDTRRVQSDLDFYRVFQESAGLHIGFKKRLLADAGSFTIGPFIQTSKIKQIEGSYLTGNTASETENVFRTMAFAGAKAALNFDNIENAQFPTNGVKFNTDVTYSEQFETSKNYTAFSVDLALYKALDTKERIVLATQASTSHVFGKGYEFFQLASIGGLNGLRGYRRERFYGENAFRHTTDLRLKLSRKQFLLSYGLYGSFDYGKVWDERTDENWHYSYGGGLWFSPMNLMLINVGIFVPKETFEESHRFTLGVGFDF